A single window of Salvia splendens isolate huo1 chromosome 6, SspV2, whole genome shotgun sequence DNA harbors:
- the LOC121808786 gene encoding protein SIEVE ELEMENT OCCLUSION B-like — protein MEFASTKISAFSLDDPALRKQLLEHHKEGVSFFDDESLLNSVECIINHDRTDKVDEIDPGQEAKKIISGPDSLPGNLPYLLHQITCVLNCNCSEGDSNKTSLEILRLLTNYTWEDKIVIILASFVVEYGQYSLFAQLDKKDQLTKLVAWLKQIPDHSGDVFESRKSSFESIMEALRVSIKVTRFIAKFRTSFKAKYMTNEAQAMIDVRNQIPIAVYWMTRAVVACASEYSVIVGKTTEIKSLYTETWSITRLTKFIPHSGHNLVEVEVLKGKTVLLLISGLKISEEEITKIGAFYSESREKAQYEIVWVPMVEKMDEKDEKTFKERKCKMPWHAIEHPQYVKPGLVKYAREEWRYSEKSIMVSIDHRGRVVHEDAYSMMCTWGNAAYPFSQTRELDQWKILKEWSLKFMVQQSKQQISKWVEENKYICLFGGDDYDRIQSFVKEATRVAGEAKIELQMVYIYKKNTRDDHMKKITETLSSTSVEVWEKSTSINFWKRMECLLYSKVHQGVKESDRHPFLREAMNMLALGDHDKGWGLISQGAGKKIAKANGDMIIKAFQGYSSWSSAVTTQDFTTALHDHLAHLASEFPHHCNRLTLPGIEDILGTMLCGECQRPMEKFIMYRCCDE, from the exons ATGGAATTTGCATCAACCAAGATATCAGCTTTCTCATTGGACGACCCTGCTCTCAGAAAGCAGCTTCTAGAACATCATAAAGAGGGCGTCAGCTTCTTCGACGATGAATCTCTTCTTAACTCGGTCGAATGTATCATCAATCATGATCGTACGGACAAAGTTGAT GAGATAGATCCGGGTCAGGAGGCCAAGAAGATTATATCTGGACCCGACAGCCTTCCAGGCAATCTACCCTATTTGTTACACCAGATCACTTGTGTG TTGAACTGCAATTgctcggaaggggatagcaacaAAACATCGCTGGAGATTCTGCGACTGCTTACAAACTACACATGGGAGGATAAAATCGTGATAATTTTAGCATCTTTTGTTGTAGAATATGGCCAATACTCTCTGTTTGCCCAGCTCGACAAAAAAGATCAACTCACAAAATTAGTGGCGTGGCTCAAGCAGATTCCGGACCACAGTGGTGATGTTTTCGAAAGTAGGAAATCCAGCTTCGAGAGTATTATGGAGGCATTGAGAGTCTCAATTAAGGTGACAAGGTTCATTGCCAAATTTAGAACTAGTTTCAAAGCAAAATACATGACAAATGAGGCACAAGCGATGATTGATGTGCGGAATCAAATCCCAATTGCTGTGTATTGGATGACAAGAGCAGTCGTCGCCTGCGCATCTGAGTATTCAGTAATTGTTGGAAAGACTACTGAAAT AAAAAGTTTGTACACTGAAACATGGAGCATTACTAGATTGACGAAATTCATACCTCATTCGGGACACAATTTG GTAGAAGTGGAAGTTCTGAAAGGGAAAACAGTGCTGTTACTAATCTCGGGTCTTAAAATTTCGGAAGAAGAAATTACGAAAATCGGGGCTTTCTATAGTGAATCGAGAGAGAAAGCACAGTATGAGATCGTGTGGGTGCCGATGGTGGAAAAGATGGATGAAAAAGATGAGAAAACATTTAAAGAGAGGAAGTGCAAGATGCCATGGCATGCGATCGAGCATCCACAATATGTGAAACCGGGTTTGGTCAAGTACGCGAGAGAGGAGTGGCGGTATTCGGAGAAGTCAATAATGGTGTCGATAGATCACCGAGGAAGAGTGGTTCATGAAGATGCATATAGCATGATGTGCACATGGGGTAATGCAGCCTACCCCTTCAGTCAGACGCGTGAGCTCGACCAATGGAAGATTCTCAAGGAATGGAGCCTCAAGTTTATGGTTCAACAATCTAAACAACAAATCTCCAAATGG GTAGAAGAAAACAAGTATATCTGCTTGTTTGGTGGTGACGACTATGACCGGATACAAAGCTTCGTAAAAGAAGCAACGAGAGTTGCTGGCGAAGCAAAGATCGAGCTACAGATGGTGTACATATACAAGAAGAATACGAGAGACGATCACATGAAGAAAATTACAGAAACTCTGTCAAGCACTAGCGTTGAAGTATGGGAAAAAAGCACATCCATTAACTTCTGGAAAAGAATGGAGTGCTTGCTCTACTCAAAGGTCCACCAGGGAGTGAAAGAAAGCGACCGCCACCCCTTCCTCCGCGAGGCAATGAACATGCTTGCCCTTGGCGATCACGACAAGGGGTGGGGGCTCATCAGCCAAGGGGCCGGGAAGAAGATCGCCAAGGCTAATGGGGATATGATAATCAAGGCATTCCAAGGATATAGCTCGTGGAGCAGTGCTGTGACCACGCAGGACTTCACCACAGCTCTCCACGACCATTTAGCCCACCTGGCAAGCGAATTTCCTCATCATTGCAACCGCCTTACCCTTCCGGGGATCGAGGACATCCTCGGAACAATGCTCTGCGGAGAGTGTCAACGACCCATGGAGAAGTTCATCATGTATCGTTGCTGCGATGAGTGA